From a region of the Coffea arabica cultivar ET-39 chromosome 3e, Coffea Arabica ET-39 HiFi, whole genome shotgun sequence genome:
- the LOC113737530 gene encoding uncharacterized protein codes for MDRQVVGRGRGRPTRQHPEAGRDREPEVNPDQRQEGGARDGVATSINRITDVLERLIEHQAAGPVRHPGGPADSNDRALERFLKFGPPKFYGGPEPEIAEGWWERISDIFTALNYTEERQVTFAAFQFEGAARSWWNLVRTNWDMNRTPRTWANFTREFNAKFLPPLIQEKREDDFIKCKQGAMSVAEYEVQFTKLSRFAPELVVTEQRRVRRFVQGLNVELQESLAAIRIDTFAEAVERAQRVEVTRAQVKSFQSKKRFAPSSSREPTFGNAPPAKVGRGTSGVNSSGAPRGAQARGNGARSAGGRNNGARGGPIGRGQPRNRPQGGRAIVPQATCAYCKKPGHPMDSCWKKQGRCLRCGSSEHQISGCPKMQEGTPQNARPNNSGGSRPTVPARVYALGDQPVPDSSEVVEDVQPVRLPFDLEVRTPMGNKNVITSLAYKNCEFWIGERKMLVDLISLDIKGYDVIIGMDFLGHHHAKLDCRAKVVEFCIPGEATLRLDVKGRLASSAMISGI; via the exons ATGGATCGCCAAGTGGTAGGAAGGGGCCGCGGAAGACCCACTAGACAACACCCGGAAGCGGGTAGAGATAGAGAGCCCGAGGTCAACCCAGACCAAAGGCAAGAGGGTGGGGCCAGAGACGGAGTGGCCACCTCTATCAATCGTATCACTGACGTCCTAGAGCGCTTGATTGAACACCAAGCTGCTGGACCAGTGCGCCATCCAGGAGGCCCAGCCGATTCTAACGACCGGGCACTGGAGAGGTTTCTAAAGTTCGGACCTCCTAAGTTCTACGGAGGACCTGAACCTGAGATAGCTGAGGGATGGTGGGAGAGAATCTCCGACATCTTCACAGCCCTGAACTATACGGAAGAGCGGCAGGTAACTTTTGCCgcattccagtttgagggagctgcTCGCTCCTGGTGGAATCTGGTGAGAACTAACTGGGACATGAATCGTACTccaaggacttgggcgaacttcacaagggagttcaatGCCAAATTCCTCCCACCgctcatccaagaaaagagggaggatgattTCATAAAATGTAAGCAGGGGGCGATGAGCGTCGCCGAGTACGAAGTCCAGTTTACCAAACTATCTCGATTTGCTCCTGAACTGGTAGTCACGGAGCAAAGGAGAGTCAGAAGGTTTGTacagggtttgaatgtggaaCTACAGGAAAGTTTAGCTGCTATAAGGATAGATACCTTTGCTGAGGCTGTTGAAAGAGCGCAGCGAGTAGAAGTAACCAGAGCTCAGGTGAAGTCTTTTCAGTCCAAGAAAAGATTTGCTCCTAGCAGTAGTCGGGAGCCGACTTTTGGAAATGCTCCACCGGCCAAAGTGGGCCGAGGAACTAGTGGAGTGAACAGTTCTGGAGCACCACGAGGCGCCCAAGCAAGAGGAAATGGGGCCAGAAGTGCAGGAGGACGAAATAATGGAGCTAGAGGGGGACCAATTGGAAGAGGACAACCTAGGAATCGACCGCAAGGGGGTCGAGCAATAGTTCCTCAAGCGACATGTGCTTATTGCAAGAAACCTGGTCATCCTATGGATAGCTGCTGGAAGAAGCAAGGAAGGTGCTTGAGATGCGGAAGTAGTGAGCACCAAATCTCTGGATGTCCAAAGATGCAAGAAGGGACTCCTCAGAACGCTAGACCAAACAATTCTGGAGGGAGCCGACCAACAGTTCCTGCCCGAGTGTACGCCTTAGGGGACCAACCTGTACCCGATTCCTCggaggtagtggaag ATGTGCAACCAGTTAGATTACCCTTTGATCTTGAAGTTAGGACACCCATGGGTAACAAGAACGTAATCACTAGCTTGGCTTATAAGAATTGTGAATTCTGGATTGGAGAGCGTAAGATGCTAGTGGATCTGATTAGTCTGGATATAAAAGGTTACGATGTTATTATAGGAATGGATTTTCTAGGCCATCATCATGCTAAACTTGACTGTCGAGCGAAAGTGGTGGAATTTTGTATACCTGGTGAAGCAACCTTGAGGTTAGATGTTAAGGGTAGGTTAGCATCTTCTGCTATGATCTCAGGAATTTGA